A window of Myxococcales bacterium genomic DNA:
CGCAGCGAGCACGAGATTCATCCGGCGGCGCAGCTCGACGTCTCCATTCGCGGGCCCGAAGCGGTACTCACGACGCTGAAGCGTCATGGCGGAGCCATCGCCGCGCTCGTGAAGACGACGGGAGAACGTTTCGAGTCGCCGGACGCGCAGAGGGCTGCTGGCACCGTCGTCGCCGTTATCCCCACAGAGCTTGGGACCGTCGAGGTGCTCGTAAGCCTCAAGGGGCACGTCACCAAGGAGCAGGAGCTCTCGCGCATCGAGCGCGAGCTCAAGCGCATCGACAAAGACATCGCCGCGCTCGCGAAGAAGCTCTCGAGCGCTGGCTTCGTCGACCGGGCACCGGCCGAGGTCGTCGTCGAGGCTCGCGCCCAACTTCGCTCCTTCGAGGAAGCCAAGGAGCGGCTCGTCAGCGCGCGCGCCCTCGCCGACGAGCTTTCTTGACGTCAGCGCCCGTCGGCGCCCGTTGACCCGACGGACGCCGCTCAGAAAAGCTCGGCGACCACGTTGTCGAGGTGAAGCACCACGTCGGTGTCGCCGGAGGCGATGACACCGACGCCGATGATGGGATCCTTTAGCCACGGCGGGTTCGCGAGCGTGTCGGCAAGGGGCGCGCAATACGACTGCGCCAAGAAGCGGAGCAGCACACGCACGCCGTCGCCGGGCGCGTCGCACGCCAAGCCCTTTGCGAGGAAGAGCTCGCTTGTGCCCACCACGAAGTCGAACTCGATGCGGTTTTTGATGAACACCTCCCGATCGACCTCGGCAAGGCTGATGATGGGCAACACGGCGGCGCCGGGGCCGATGGCCCGCTGCTCGAGCGCAAGGCGAACCTTCTCAGACGAAGGCACCTCGTGGAAGACCAGGCTCATGCCGACGGGAAACGCCGAAAGGCCGCTCAGCCCCATGAAGGAGAAGTAGCGGTCCGGCGCACCGCCATCGGCGTCAAAGGCGACACGCTCGACACGGAGCTGCGCCTTGAAGCGAAACCCCTTCCCCGAGGCGCCTCCCGGCAAGAGCCGATGGGAGAAGAGGCCGACGGCCGCCGCCGTGGCGCGGACCGCGTTGGCGTGCGCCACAAGCTCCCGGGTCCCACCGGCGTCGTCGTCGAGGATCGCCATCGCGACGTCCCCGACTTGAAGCGGCTGCGGCACGTCGGCCGGTGCGGCCCACAAGGAGCTTCGCGCGCCGAGTGTGCCTTCTTGAAAGTCGTCGCAGAAGGCGGGCCGCGGGCAGAGGCTCGCGCAGTAGTTGGCCCCCACGATGCAGGCGTCGGACGCGTCGATGGAGGGGCGGCCGCGTCACCGGCATCGGGCGTCACGAGCGGGAGCTCCTCGAGCCCTAGGAGGAGCCGACATGCGCCGAGCCCGAACGCCGCGAGAGCCAGGGCGGAGAGCCCAACCGCCGGCCCCCTGGAAAAAGCGCCCACGAGGGGCGAGTCTACTCCCGTGAGGGATGACAGACCGCCCCCAAATCCGCGAAGATTGCCGGCTCATGGCAAAGAAGAACAAGAAGCCCTCGGCCTTGGCGGCCGCGGCATCCAAGCGTCTCGCGCGTATCGGTGCACCGGACCCCGGTGAGGTGGCCCACGCGATGTTCCACGCAGAACAAAACGGCGAGGTGGAGCGTGTTCCCCTCGAAGACGGAAGCTGGGCGTGGGCCGTGCCCGATCCGCAGGGCGGCCCGACGCGGCTCATGAAGCCGACGCCGGAGATGCTCGTGATGCTCGCGCAGTTCGAGCGCGAAGGGCACCCGCACCAGCACTGACGCGCCCATGAAGCGCGTCGGGATCATCGGGTACGGGCGCTTCGGGCGCGCCTTGGGCGCCCTCGTCTCGAAGCGCCTGCCGGACGCCGACGTTCTCTACTTCGACCCCGATGCGGCCCACACCGACGGCGCCGCGAGGCGCGTCGCGTCGATGGGCGACCTCGCACGGAGTTCGGACGTGGTCGTCGTGGCCACGCCCGTCGAGGTGATGCGGGCTGTCTTCGACGAGCTCGCCGGCGAGCTCGCGCCGCTCGCCACGGCGCCGCTCGTGATGGACGTCGGGAGCGTGAAGCTGCACCCCGCGAAGGCCATGGCGGCGGCTTTTCCCGAGGGCGCCCGCGTCATCGGAACGCACCCGCTCTTCGGCCCCGCGAGCCTCGCCGAGGGAGCGCCGCTCACGACGGTGCTGTGCCCGGCCGACGACGAAGCGGTGACGGCGGCCGCCGAGACGTTCTGGCAAGGGCTCGGGTGCGCCACCCTTCGCGTGACGGCTGAAGAGCATGATCGGGCGATGGCGCGCACCCACGCGCTAGCCTTTTTTTTCGCCAAGGGCCTGCTCGACGCCGGCCTCGCCGACAAGGCGGCCTTCGCGCCGCCGTCGTTCGCGATGCTCGCTCGCAGCGTCGACTCGGTGCGTGCCGACGCGGGCCACCTCTTTCGCACGATCGAGATCGAGAACCCTTTCGCCGCCGAGGCGCGGAGCGCGCTCCTCGCCGCGTTGGCTTCGGCGGACGCGAGCTTGACCTTGGGAGAGTCAAGCGACGTTGGTGCCTCCACCGGTCCGTCGCGGCCCCAACTCACAAGGCTGCGCGAGCGCATCGACGACGTTGACCGTGAGCTGCTACGCCTCCTCGCGCGGCGCGCTGCACTGGCCGAGGAGGTCTCGGTTGCGAAGGCCGCGCTCAACCTGCCAACGCGAGACGCGGCGCGCGAGAACGAGGTCTTTGCCACACGGCGAGCGTGGGCCGAGGCCTTCGGCTTGAACGGCGACGCGGTGACCGACGTCATGACGGCCATCCTGCGTTTCTCAAGGGGGCATCAGGGGTCAGGGCGAGGCTGAGCGATCTTCGCTCCGCGCTCCGACGGGCGACGGTTGGGCCCACGTCACCGTCGACGCGCCAGGGCCTCCGCGGATCGCTGCTGTCGTCTCTGTCAGCGCGGTGACGCGACTTTCGTTAGCGCCGTGACGCGACCCAGCTTGTCCCGCGTCCTCGACGTCACTTCGTAGAACGTCGTTCTGCCCGTGAACGTCGTGCCCGTCCCACCGCTGCGCGGCTTCCGCGTCTTCCGCTCTCTCGCGCTTCCGCGTCGTCTGAGCACATACGGTCGTCACCTCTTCCGCCAAACGATATTGACCCCCATGCGACAGCGAGCGCGCTGGCACTCCCCTTGCTTTGTGCCCCGCGATGATTCGTCCCCTCTGGCTCTCCGTTCCGCTCTCGCTGCTCGCCTGCTCCTCAACCGCGGACAGCGCTGTCTCCGTGTCACCAGCCCCAGAAGCCGCCGCGCCTCGCCTACCGAGCAGCAGCGATACGGACGCGAGCACCACGCCGCCTGACGCGCAACGGGCCACGCTCGTCGAGAGCGGCACGCCATGCGCGCTGACGGGCGTTCACAGCGTGGACGTGCCGGCGGTACACGCTTCGGCTCACGCAACCTTGTTGCGACATCGGTATCGCCTCTTCGCGGCAGCCCAGCCGAGCGGCACGACGGTGGTCGTCGTGCCCGGCGGCCCCGGGGGCCACATCATGGGAAAGTCGCCCGGCGACGACTATGCACTCGGTGCGATCCCGAACGACGCGTTCGACGTGATCTACACCGACGCGCGCGGAAGCGGATGCAACAGTTATCCCGCCCTCGTGGAGGCGCGGGAAGACGTGTACAGCATCGAGGAGGTCGCGCGTGACGTTGCCGCGGTCGTTCGCGCGCAGAAGCTCACCGACTACATCCTTTACGGCGCGTCATTCGGGACGACGGCGGCGACGGTGGCCGCGACCATCCTGGAGCACGACGGTGGGCCTCCGCCGAAAGCCGTCGTGCTCGAAGGCACCATGGGTCGGGCGTTCGACTCGTTCGACAGCTACTTCGCTGCGTTCCAAAACGAATGGACGCGAGTGAAGAGCCTAGTGTCGCCGGCTTGGCGCACGGAGTTCGAGAAGGAGCCGTGGTCACCTGCACTCTATTGGTCGAGAGAGCAGTGGGGCCTGTTCGTTTCGCAACAGCTCATCATCGGCGATATCCCTGGCTCCGGGCACTCGCTGAACTATTGGCTCGCGGGACTCTCCGCCAAGAGCTCTCGGGCCCAGAGCTACGTCGGAAACTTCATGGCCGCCGCGGCGAGCGGCGCCCCTGCTGGCGAGCTGTTTGCGACCATCGCGTGCAGAGAGCTGTGGGGCTCGTGGCGCGTCGCGCGCGAGATTAGAGACGGAAAGCTAGAGGCACCTGGCCCCGACATCTGTGGGGGAGCACCCAAGGCCGCGCCATACGATTCGGCCAAGTACGCGCTGAACGCGACGCTGGTCTACTTCCAAGGGCCTTTCGACCCCACGACGACGATGGCGCAGGCCGAGTATCACTTCGAGAGCCAATCCGCGGCGCGCGCGCGCCACCTCGTGAGGGTGCCAGCGGCGGCTCACGCGCCGCTCACGCTCGGTCTGAAGGGACGCGGCTGCGCCAAAGCCCTGTGGAGCGCGCTCGACAAGGCACCGCAGTCGCTCGCGCAGCTCTTGGCGACATGCACGCAGGGCGGTGCTGCCCCCGCAAGCGTCACGTCGTCCCCCTGAGCCCCAACATCAGGTGTTCGCGTCGGTCTCGCCGAGACCGAGCTCTCTGAAGAACTCACCGACCGAGCCGGCGAGGATCTCGTCCAGGCGGGACTCGGCTCCACCAACGCCGCGGTTGAGCGCCACATCACGAACTGCTCGGGAAGGCGACACGTCTCCAAGGCCTCGAACCGCTTCCTTCTCGCGACGCTGGAGTCGCGACGGCAGAGGTTGCGGCCTGCCCGCCTTCCCGCCCCTTGGCGGGGCTTCTTGCGGGGGCCGAAGCTTGCTATGACGCGGGTTCCGGCCCCTCCCCTATTTCTTCCCCGCCGTCGCCCTTAGCCAAACCGCGCGTGCCTTTGCCATGACCGACCGAAACGACTCCCCCCCCAGCGAACCTAGCGACAAGCCCGCAGCCGACGTCGCGAAGGACCCGTCCGCGAGCGAGGCAAAGCCGGCGCCGGCAGACAGCGGCGCCGAGGGCGCTCCGTCGGCCGACGCCGCGAACACCGACGCCCAGAGCGCCGCCGTCGCGCGAGTCTCCGAGGAGAGCGCCCCGGGCGATGCCGACGCGGCGCCGGCCGGTGTCGATTCGATGGCCACAACGGAGGCCGGCCTTGCGGCGCCGGCGGCCACCGACGAGAAGAAGAAGGGCACGCCGCGAGGCAATCCTCTGCGCCGCGGACGCGGGGGTGTCACCGCCGCTATCGGCGCCGTGCTCGCGTTCCTGTTCATGGCGCACGACGGGCAGCTGCGCTTTGGCGTCCCGCTGGGCATCGTGTGCTGCGCCATCGCCGCCTTCGGCTTGATGGACCTCTTGGGCACCTTCGACGACGGAGACGAGCACGTCGACGCGTCGACGACGCTGGGGGCGCTCGCATGGCCGCTGGCGCAGCTCGTGGCCGCCTTCGTGCTCTATGCCGCCACGATCGTCGGCGCTCAGAGCGGCCTGTGGAACCAGTGGGGCTGGGGCATCCTCGTGACGGCGAGCTTCCTCGGCTTCGTCGCGAGCGTCTTCGACCTCGGCGTGAAGCTCGGCCCGTGGGCCAAGGACGAAGACGGCCTTGAGCGCCCGCTCTTTCGCCGCCACGGCTTCTGGGTCCTCGCCATTGGCGCGACGCTCTACCTCCCGGCCCTCGGCGTCTTCTCGCTCTGGGATCCGTGGGAGACACACTACGGCGAGGTCGCTCGTGAAATCCTCGCGCGCAACGACTGGATTTCGCTCTGGTGGGCGCAAGACGGCTGGTTCTGGTCGAAGCCCATCCTGAATTTCTGGATCCAAGCCGTCGCCATGGCGACCTTCGGGACGCACTTCCAGCCGGATCGCATGCTGGCCGGTTACGCCGGCGGCCTCGGCCACCCCGAGTGGGTCGTTCGAACGCCGAACGTGCTCCTGACGCTCCTCGCAATGTACCTCCTCTACAAGGGCGTCGCGAAGGTGTTCGGACGGCGCGCGGGCCTCATCGGTGGGCTCGTGCTCGCCACGGTGCCCGATTGGTTCTTCTTGGCTCACCAGACGATGGCCGACATGCCGTTCGTCGCGCCCATGACGAGCGCCATGGGCCTCATGCTCTTGGGCCTGCACACCGACGAGGCGCGGCGCGTCCGCGTCTACGAGGTCAAGGCCGGCAAGTCGGTGTTCCGCTTCTCCGGCTGGCACGTCGTCTTCGGCGTGATCCTCGTCGTGGCGTTGCCCCAGATTCTGTACCTCCTCTCGCGCAACCTCGAGCTCGTGCTGAGCGGCGACGGCGCGCGGGGGTTTCGGCCCCACTGGGATGAGTTCAAGAGCGGCTCGGGCATGGGCAACTGCGGCCTGCCTGGCAACGAGGCGCAACGCGGCGAGACCCGCGAGCTTGCCAAAGGGCCTCCCCGCCAACGTCGACACGCTCGGCCTCGCGCTGCAGCGCTACTTCTTGGCCTTCGAGCCTTCGCTCCAGGGCATCGTGTGGAGCGTCTTGCTCGGCACGTTGCTCTACCTCAACTGGGGTGAACGCCGCGCGCAGCGCCTCTACTACTTGGCCGCGTGGTTCTTCGCAGCCCTCGCGACCATGGGCAAAGGGCCCGCCGGCTTCGCGCTGCCGATCCTCTGCGCGCTCACCTACATCGCGACGAAGCGCCGTTGGTCCGAGCTCACACGCCTCGAGCTGGTGAGCGGACTGATCGTCATCCTCATCGTGGCCATGCCTTGGTACGTGGCGATGTACGTCAGGCACGGCTCGCCGTTCACCGACCGTTTGATCTTCCACGACATGTGGAACCGAGCCTTCTCGCACGTCCACGACACCAACGAGGGCGACGACACGAGCCTCCGCTACTACGCGTGGCAGCTCGGCTACGCGCTCTTCCCATGGACAGGCCTCGCGCCTTTGGGGCTCGGCTATTGGCTACGCCGCTCCGACACATCCGACCGCGGGCGCGGCGACGTCTCGGTCTTCCTCTTCATGTGGTTCCTCTTCTCCTTCACGCTCTTTTCGCTGATGGGCACGAAGTTCCACCACTACATCTTCCCGGCGGTGCCGCCGGCGGCCATGCTGCTCGGCGTCACGTTCGACAACATGCTCGGCAAGATCGAACGGCCCAAGGCCGGCTGGCCGGCGGTCCTCTCGGCGGCCGCAGGCGTCGCACTCCTCGGCGTCGTGGGCATGACCATGGCGCGAGGCGGACACGTTTGGGGTGGGCCCGTCGCGGGTCTCCACGTGGCGCTGCTCGTCACATCGGTCCTGCTCATCGCGGGCTACTTCGTGATCCCGTCGCTACCGCTGCCAGGCCTCGCGTCCGCCGGCGTTGTTGCGGCGGCGCCCGCGACTGCGACCGCGACAGCCACGGAAGGAGCGCTCGTTAGCGTTCCCGAGCTCGCGAGCGGCTCTGCGGTGACGCTGCAGCGCTCTCTCGGCGGGAGCGAATCGGTTCGCGGCGAAGAAGAGCTGGTGGAGGAGCCCGTCACGGAGGTCGAACGTCGACGGGTGCACGAGACGCTGCTCCTCGGCGCGGCGGGCATCGGCGCCGCCTTCGTCATCGCGCTCATCGGCCGTGATCTGACCATGAAGGTCGCCGATGGCGTGGACCAACCGGGGGCGATCCGCCTCCTCCAACTCTTCACGTACAACTACCGTCGGCCGTGGCCCGACGACATCGACTTTGGCGCGGTGATCGGCTCGTTCGCCATCGCGGCGTCGGTCCTCATCCTGCTCGCGGCGCTCCTCCCGAAGCTCCGCGCGTGGGCCTTGCTCGGCTTCGCCGCCCTCGCCTTCTTGTGGGCCGCGTGGGGCGTTGACGTCTACATGGGCCGCCTGGGCCAACACTGGGGCCAACACGAGATCATCGAGGCGTACTACCAGAGTCGCAAGGGCACCGATGAGCAGCTCGTCGCCTACCAAATGAACTGGAAGGGCGAGAACTTCTACACGGGGAACAAGATCCCTGCCTTCGTCTCGTCGGGCGCAAACTTCACGACGTGGCTCAAGGCCCAACGGGACAAGGGCCAGAAGGTCATGTTCTTCGTCACGGAGCACTCGCGCGTGGCCGGCCTCAAGAACGAAGTCGGTGGCAAGGGTCTCCGCGAGGTGACCGACAAGAAGGTGTGCAACAAGTTCGTGCTCGTGCGCATCGAGCTCTGAGCATGGCGACGGCGACCCCCGGCGAGGCGGCGCTCCGCGGCTCGCCTCGCCTTCACTCTTCGGGGTCGGTCTCGCTGAACGAGGGCGCGACGTTGAGCGTCCCGTTCTGCACCTTGCCGGCGATGCTGAAGGTCGACAGCGTGCCGTCGCCGTTGAGGTCGCCGTTCGCCGTAGCCTCGAACGTATCGGCGCCGGTGGCGCGCGCCGACGCGACGTACGTGTACATGTAGTACTGGGGCTGCTCGATGGCGAAGCGGAGGCAGGCAAAGCCTTTGTTCGCGTTCGCGTCGAGGCCCCAGTCCTTGTTGGGGGAGCTGTCAGCTTGGTAACGCTTGCCGCGCACCCCGTCGGCGGTTGCGGGTACCGACGCCGTTGCGGAGTCGCAAACAGCCGCGACGTAGCCGGTCGACGCTCCCTGCGTCACGACCGCACCGGCCATCAGCTCCTTTTGGTAGGCGGTCACGGCGTCCTTTGAGATCTGACCTAGCGAGTTGCGCGCCTCGGCGGTCTTCGCGTTCGCCAGGTAACGCCGCACGCCGTAGACGGCCAAGACGGCGAGCACGCCAACGATGGCCACAACGATCATGAGCTCGATCAGCGTGAAGCCACGGCGACGTGGTTGGCGTGTTTGAACGGGGGTCACCACAAGGCCTCCTGCGGGGCTCGCACTCAGAACCCCGCAGTCGATCGGTAGCGAATTCACCGACAAGAGCAAACTTTACGCCAGTGCCTCACCGCACAGTCCCGGGCCTTAGCTCGGGCACCGCGACCTTGGCTTCGGCGAGCCACGCCAGCTCCGAGATCGACGTGTTGAACCACCACGAGAGCTTTCGCATCGGCACAACGCCGTCGACGGGCCAGCCGATCTTCTGCGCATCCAGCACAGCGTCGGCCCCGGCGCCGGCTGCCGCGGCCTTCGCCAACACGTCGGGAGCCACGCGGTCCGGATCCCGGCCGGGCCGTCGGGCCCGCGCGAGCGTCTCTTTGGCGCAAAACGCCAGCTCGTGATGGAGCGCCAGGATGGACTCGCCTTCTGTGGCGAAGCGCGAGAGGTCGACGCGGTACGCGGCCGAGGCGGGCACCGGAGGCTTGTCGTATTGCCCCGAGCGACGCAGCGCCAAGAGCGCCGCCGCCGTCACCGCCGTCGCGTCGGGGCAATGCTCGACATCGCTCCACTCGCCGCTGGGCTTGCGACGCCCCTCCTTCGTGATGCCGTAGCCGTAGAGCGGCGCGAGGAGCCGCGGCTCGTCATCCATCACGAACGGGCGGCTCGGCGACAGGAAGGCGTCGCCCAAGGGATTGTCTTTGAAGTACATCGTCCCTGCGTCGCGCATCGACCGCGCGAGTCGCACGAAGACCTCGTCGACGCGCGCGTCGCCGGTGACTTCGCGGTAGCGCATGAGCGGGTCGACCACGAGCTCGGCCATCCAGCTCGAACACCAAGGTTCGTCGGCGTTGCCCTCAGCTTGTTGGAGCGCGTTGTGAACGAAGCAACTCTGCGGCGGAAACTCCGTCTTCGTAATGGCCCGGAGCTCCGCCGCGTCGGTCGTCGTGATGTGCTTCAGCGCCGTCGCAACGAGGGCGCGCGCGCTCTCGAGGAAGCGACGCTCGCCGGTGAGCATGAATCCGTAGACCTGCCCTTCGAGCGACGCCGCGAGGAGCCGCTCGGTCCACAGCTTGTCGACGCCGCGCGTCGTGCCGTTGCGGTAAGGGACCACGAACAGCGGGTCGTCGTGCCACATGTCAGCGATGGCGCGCACCGCTTCGTAGGCGACCTCGTCGCCGGTCAGCGCGAAATACGCGTAGAGGCCTCGCGCGTGCGAATACTTAGTGTCGCGGTCCTTCTTCCCTTCGAAGATCCCTCGGCGCTCGCCGGCGAGCGCCACGTTGCGCGCGTAGTTGGCGCAGCTCAAGAGCGCGTGCTCAAAGTGACGCGCCTCGCCTCCGTCGGCGTACGCCAGGAGGTATGACGCGCAGCGGTCGTAGAGCCACGCCTCCGTGCCCAGCTCGAAGCCCTTCTCATGGATCGGGTAACCGGTGTGGGCCATCGCGCCGTCGGCGAACCGTCCGAAGGCCTCGGACAGAAACGCCATGCCCGAAAGACCGCGCGCAGCAAGGTCGCTCCGGGGCAGGAGATCGCCGAGGATGCGAGTCGCGGCGACATAGCCCGGCGGAAACGTCACAACGACGGGCGGAAGGACGGCGTCGAACAACGGGACGGCCTTCGCCTGCACGGGCGTCGCGCGCGCCGCCGCGCCGGCGCCCGCAACGGTCCAGCGAGCCGTCTTCACGACGAAGGATGCGGGCCGCGCGGTCTTTGAGAACGCGTAACTCGACGGCGATGACGCACCTCCGTCTCCGCCGAAGCGCACGTCGACGCGCAGCGGCAACGTTTGACCCGCGGGCAACTCGACGAGCACAGACCGAAGACCGGTGCGTTCGCCGGAGGTCGAGTGTTCGAAGACGAGCGGTCGCGTCTTGACGCCGAGGAGCCGCTTGCCCGAGACCCACACGGAGAGGCCGTCGGCCGTGCGGAGCGCACCTTTGGGAACGGGCAGCGCGAACGCCACCGCCGCCGAAGGCGCGCCGCCACGGAACTCCAAGAGCAAGGACACGCCTTTCGTGTCGTCACGCGCCGGCGCGGGCGGGCCGACCGGCATCGCGGGAGCCGCGGGGCCCGGCGGCGGCGCTACCGGGGCGACGGCGCTCACGCCGGCCAAGGGAGCGCGAAGCTCCGGCGGCGTCCAATCGGCGCGAGGACACGCCATGAGGGCGGGGAGCAGCGCGCACGCCGCCGCCCGCATCACCGTAGGGCCCTCTTCCATCACTCTCCGACCCATCAACGTTTCATAGCTCATCTCGCGGAGGACCCGAAGGCGTGCTCTCATCGGCGCGTGCGCCGCCTCGCTGTACCTCTCCTCGTTGCACTCTTGCCAGCACTCGCCCTGCCAGCGCTCGCGGGCTGCGGGCGCATCAAGTCCGTCGCCAAGCGAGTCCTCCGCGGCGACGACAGCGACAAGTCTAGCGCGGCGCCTCCGGTCATGAGCGGCCCCGCGGCGGCCACGCCCATCGGGCCTCACCCTCGCATCCTGCTCGAGCCAAAGACCCTCGAAACGTTGCGCGCTCGCGTGGCGGCCGCCGCGCCCACGTGGAAGGCGCTCGACGCCAAGTGCGCATCCCGAATGAACGGCCCCGTCGAATACCCCGACGGCTCCGACTACCCCACGCCGGGCATCGGAGAAGGCTATCAAGGCGAGGAGTACTGGCAGGCGATGCATGACATCGCCCTGTGCAGCGCCGTTCTCCGAACCATCGACGCGGCGCGCGCCAAGGCCCTCGCCGCGCGCGGGGCCGATCTTCTTTCGAAGATGAGCGAGACGAGCGGCCCCCACGCCGTGAACCCGCTGCGCGACGACGGCTTCGGCATTCGCTTCTTCGCGACGGCGATGGCCATCGGCTACGACTGGCTCTACGAGGAACTCTCACCGGAGCTGCGCGCGAAGGTCCGCGCGGCCCTCGCCATGTGGCTCGACACCTACGACGCGAAGGGCTTCGCGCGGGAGCATCCGCAAGGGAACTACTTCGCCGGGTATTACGCGGCGAAGGCCTACGCGGCGCTGGCGACGCAAGACGATGACCCGAAGGCGCTCACGTGGTTCGCCGACTGGCACGAGCGCATGCACCTCAAGATGGTGGTGCCCTACTACAGCAAGCACCTGGTCGGGGGCGGCTGGCCCGAGGGATGGAACTACGGCGCCCTCGCCACACTGAACATGACGTGGCCCGCTTGGGCCACGCAGACGGCGAAGGGCCGCGATCTCTTTCGAAACCCGGTTGCCCCCTTTGCGTTCCCTTTCGACCAGTCGATCCACCTTCTGCACTTCGCGTGGCCCGATCGCATCCACGTCGACGACCGCGGCACCAACTACGAAGGCGACGCCGCCGACGCCACAGCGCCGCTCTGGACCTTGACGGTGCTCCCCGAGCTCTTGCGCCGCCAAGGCGATCCCTTCGCAGCGACGCTGCAGCGCTACGCGAGAGAGATCCGCGATCGACGCGAGAAGAAGGCGCCCCCTTGGATGGACTTTCTGTTTTGGGATGCGGCTGCGCCGGAGGCCGACTTCACGAAGCTCCCGCTCTCGTACGTCGCCTGGGGCATGAACACCGTCGCGCTCCGCAGCGCGTGGGACGAAAGCGCGACTTGGGCGAGCTTCACCGCCGGGCCCCACGTCGCGAACGCCGAAGCGGGCCACATGCAATTCGACCAGGGCAGCCTCGCCGTCGTTCGCGGCGGTCGCCCGGTGCTCGTCAACGCTGCAACGGCCGTACGACGCCGCGAAGCGGGCCAGCCGTCGCTTCATTCATCGGGCGGCAACGATCCCGTCTACGAAGAGCTCTTCGGCGATCACGACAAGGACAAGAAGAAGGGCAACCGAACCGTCTTCAACATTCTCTACGCGCGCATGAAGCCAGGCGCCGGCAGCGCCGAGCCCGATGAGCGCTACGGTCAAATCGCCGCCATGCCGCCCAAGCCTAAGACGAAGCTCGCCCGCTTCGAGGAGAAGGACGCTTGGGTCTTCCTCCGCGGCGAGCACCTGGAGGACATGTACCGGCGCGGCAAGCGGGG
This region includes:
- a CDS encoding prephenate dehydrogenase/arogenate dehydrogenase family protein produces the protein MKRVGIIGYGRFGRALGALVSKRLPDADVLYFDPDAAHTDGAARRVASMGDLARSSDVVVVATPVEVMRAVFDELAGELAPLATAPLVMDVGSVKLHPAKAMAAAFPEGARVIGTHPLFGPASLAEGAPLTTVLCPADDEAVTAAAETFWQGLGCATLRVTAEEHDRAMARTHALAFFFAKGLLDAGLADKAAFAPPSFAMLARSVDSVRADAGHLFRTIEIENPFAAEARSALLAALASADASLTLGESSDVGASTGPSRPQLTRLRERIDDVDRELLRLLARRAALAEEVSVAKAALNLPTRDAARENEVFATRRAWAEAFGLNGDAVTDVMTAILRFSRGHQGSGRG
- a CDS encoding alpha/beta fold hydrolase: MIRPLWLSVPLSLLACSSTADSAVSVSPAPEAAAPRLPSSSDTDASTTPPDAQRATLVESGTPCALTGVHSVDVPAVHASAHATLLRHRYRLFAAAQPSGTTVVVVPGGPGGHIMGKSPGDDYALGAIPNDAFDVIYTDARGSGCNSYPALVEAREDVYSIEEVARDVAAVVRAQKLTDYILYGASFGTTAATVAATILEHDGGPPPKAVVLEGTMGRAFDSFDSYFAAFQNEWTRVKSLVSPAWRTEFEKEPWSPALYWSREQWGLFVSQQLIIGDIPGSGHSLNYWLAGLSAKSSRAQSYVGNFMAAAASGAPAGELFATIACRELWGSWRVAREIRDGKLEAPGPDICGGAPKAAPYDSAKYALNATLVYFQGPFDPTTTMAQAEYHFESQSAARARHLVRVPAAAHAPLTLGLKGRGCAKALWSALDKAPQSLAQLLATCTQGGAAPASVTSSP
- a CDS encoding glycosyltransferase family 39 protein, with amino-acid sequence MTDRNDSPPSEPSDKPAADVAKDPSASEAKPAPADSGAEGAPSADAANTDAQSAAVARVSEESAPGDADAAPAGVDSMATTEAGLAAPAATDEKKKGTPRGNPLRRGRGGVTAAIGAVLAFLFMAHDGQLRFGVPLGIVCCAIAAFGLMDLLGTFDDGDEHVDASTTLGALAWPLAQLVAAFVLYAATIVGAQSGLWNQWGWGILVTASFLGFVASVFDLGVKLGPWAKDEDGLERPLFRRHGFWVLAIGATLYLPALGVFSLWDPWETHYGEVAREILARNDWISLWWAQDGWFWSKPILNFWIQAVAMATFGTHFQPDRMLAGYAGGLGHPEWVVRTPNVLLTLLAMYLLYKGVAKVFGRRAGLIGGLVLATVPDWFFLAHQTMADMPFVAPMTSAMGLMLLGLHTDEARRVRVYEVKAGKSVFRFSGWHVVFGVILVVALPQILYLLSRNLELVLSGDGARGFRPHWDEFKSGSGMGNCGLPGNEAQRGETRELAKGPPRQRRHARPRAAALLLGLRAFAPGHRVERLARHVALPQLG
- a CDS encoding fimbiral protein pilA → MIVVAIVGVLAVLAVYGVRRYLANAKTAEARNSLGQISKDAVTAYQKELMAGAVVTQGASTGYVAAVCDSATASVPATADGVRGKRYQADSSPNKDWGLDANANKGFACLRFAIEQPQYYMYTYVASARATGADTFEATANGDLNGDGTLSTFSIAGKVQNGTLNVAPSFSETDPEE